The Aphis gossypii isolate Hap1 unplaced genomic scaffold, ASM2018417v2 Contig00246, whole genome shotgun sequence genome window below encodes:
- the LOC126553433 gene encoding uncharacterized protein LOC126553433 isoform X2, with amino-acid sequence MSYYTNVSAGESSSNDDNESSMLSTLSSSLKPVKMQNKKRKNDTEPKVKMSKAGKRTESIETYKDALASVISKGNIEDNISNSITLTEGNYKYTIRCPVAPKCDDYYVIQHYKTSVIKDIPSLERWKHSEASVKLYTSNNFPADNEISIKINELIRTILNRCSSDPKRKIVKNSKK; translated from the exons atgtcgtaCTATACTAATGTATCTGCAGGCGAAAGCTCTTCAAATGAtgat aatgaaAGTAGTATGCTATCAACACTATCATCTTCTTTAAAACCGGTAAAAAtgcagaataaaaaaagaaaaaatgatactgaaccaaaagttaaaatgtctAAGGCTGGaaag CGAACAGAATCAATAGAGACGTACAAGGATGCCTTAGCTAGTGTAATTTCGAAAGGAAATATTGAAGATAACATTTCTAACTCAATAACATTGACGGAAGGAAATTACAAGTATACGATTCGGTGTCCAGTAGCGCCAAAATGCGATGACTACTACGTCATTCAACATTATAAAACTAGTGTTATAAAGGACATTCCGTCACTTGAAAg atggaAACATTCTGAAGCTAGTGTGAAGTTGTATACTAGCAATAACTTTCCTGCTGATAACGAAATATCgatcaaaataaatgaacttattcgcacaattttaaatcgatGTTCATCGGATCCAAAACGGAAGATTgtgaaaaacagtaaaaaataa
- the LOC126553433 gene encoding uncharacterized protein LOC126553433 isoform X1: protein MSYYTNVSAGESSSNDDNESSMLSTLSSSLKPVKMQNKKRKNDTEPKVKMSKAGKQRTESIETYKDALASVISKGNIEDNISNSITLTEGNYKYTIRCPVAPKCDDYYVIQHYKTSVIKDIPSLERWKHSEASVKLYTSNNFPADNEISIKINELIRTILNRCSSDPKRKIVKNSKK, encoded by the exons atgtcgtaCTATACTAATGTATCTGCAGGCGAAAGCTCTTCAAATGAtgat aatgaaAGTAGTATGCTATCAACACTATCATCTTCTTTAAAACCGGTAAAAAtgcagaataaaaaaagaaaaaatgatactgaaccaaaagttaaaatgtctAAGGCTGGaaag CAGCGAACAGAATCAATAGAGACGTACAAGGATGCCTTAGCTAGTGTAATTTCGAAAGGAAATATTGAAGATAACATTTCTAACTCAATAACATTGACGGAAGGAAATTACAAGTATACGATTCGGTGTCCAGTAGCGCCAAAATGCGATGACTACTACGTCATTCAACATTATAAAACTAGTGTTATAAAGGACATTCCGTCACTTGAAAg atggaAACATTCTGAAGCTAGTGTGAAGTTGTATACTAGCAATAACTTTCCTGCTGATAACGAAATATCgatcaaaataaatgaacttattcgcacaattttaaatcgatGTTCATCGGATCCAAAACGGAAGATTgtgaaaaacagtaaaaaataa
- the LOC126553429 gene encoding uncharacterized protein LOC126553429, producing the protein MSKAGKQRTESIETYKDALASVISKGNIEDNISNSITLTEGNYKYTIRCPVAPKCDDYYVIQHYKTSVIKDIPSLERWKHSEASVKLYTSNNFPADNEISIKINELIRTILNRCSSDPKRKIVKNSKK; encoded by the exons atgtctAAGGCTGGaaag CAGCGAACAGAATCAATAGAGACGTACAAGGATGCCTTAGCTAGTGTAATTTCGAAAGGAAATATTGAAGATAACATTTCTAATTCAATAACATTGACGGAAGGAAATTACAAGTATACGATTCGGTGTCCAGTAGCGCCAAAATGCGATGACTACTACGTCATTCAACATTATAAAACTAGTGTTATAAAGGACATTCCGTCACTTGAAAg atggaAACATTCTGAAGCTAGTGTGAAGTTGTATACTAGCAATAACTTTCCTGCTGATAACGAAATATCgatcaaaataaatgaacttattcgcacaattttaaatcgatGTTCATCGGATCCAAAACGGAAGATTgtgaaaaacagtaaaaaataa